The Pelecanus crispus isolate bPelCri1 chromosome 26, bPelCri1.pri, whole genome shotgun sequence genomic sequence GGGTCAGCAGGGTGAGCTGCCAGCCCCGGCACGTGGCGTGGGAGCTCCCACACCCCGCCGGGGACATTTTGGGGTCCCCAAACTTTTTGAGGGGCTGAGAGCCGGGCTGGGGCCAGCGACCTGAGCAAAGGGGGGGACCCCAAGGCAGGGAGCGGGCcgaggcggggggcggcaggCGCGGGAGAGGCCGTGGGCAGGGACGTGCGTGAGACAAAgccgcgctgccggcggggagcCTCGGCAGCTCGTTACTGCTTAATATCGTGATTGATGAGCGCGAAAATAGACTTTTGCAGCAATCTGGAATAATCAGCAGGTTCTGGGCGTTAATTCGGGGGAGTTCAGCCCCCCCGGGAGCGCAGCCAGAggggggggcagcagcagagTCCGGCCCTCTCCGGAGCTgttttcccccccacccccggatAAATTAATAAAGCAATTAGTGCCGGACGAGGCGGCTGCACGCTCGGGCTCGGCCACGCGATCACGGCCGCCGTTCGGTTTGGCTGCCGGGCCGCACGCTcggcctcccccagccccggtaCCACCAGGCCCTGCCGAGGGGGCTCggccggggggctcggccgggggGGCTTGGCCAAGGGGGCTTGGCCAGGGGGCTCAGCTGGGGGGGACTCAGCCAAGGGGGCTCGGCTGGGGGGCTCGGCCAGGGGGGTTTGGCCAAGGGGGCTCGGCCAGGGGGCTCGGCCGAGGGGCTCGGCCGAGGGGGCTCagccggggggctcggccgggggGGTTTGGGCAAGGGGGCTCGGCCAGGGGACTCAGCTGAGGGGGCTCAGCCAAGGGGGCTCAGCCGGGGGGCTCGGCCAGGGGGGTTTGGCCAAGGGGGCTCGGCCGGGGGGCTTGGCCGAGGGGGCTCAGCTGGGGGGGCTCAGCCAAGGGGGCTCGGCCGAGGGGGCTCAGCTGGGGGGGCTCAGCTGGGGGGGCTCAGCCACGGGGGCTCGGCCAGGGGGCTCGGCCGGCTggggggctcggccggggggggctcacagccctggcagccGCTGTCCCCGCTCCCGGCACGGCCAGTGACTCATGCCGGAGCAGCCGGCCGTGAGCGGAATGGCaacggccgccccgccgcctccttcCCTCGCCCCATTAATTTCCCCCCAAGATGCTGCACAGGAGCAAAATAAACACCCCgagaagggggagaggggagttTGGTGGGGGGGAATGTGGCTTGGAACATCCCCGGCcaggtgggagaagggaaactgaggcagggggcCGGCCGGGATCATTGCCACGAGAAGCAGCGGCTTTAATTAAAGCTGATAAATCCCGCCAGCAGCTCCGGTCCCTCTGCGTCCTGGCCCCCCGaggtccccagcacccccagaccctCCCGAAGGCCCACGGGGGACCCGCAGGAGATTGTTCCTGCTGGGGACGCGGGGCTAGGCAcccaccctggggtgctggggcagagtGGGCCCCGAATTgtccctgggtcccccccaggCAGGAGTCGGATGCAGGCGTCGGGGGGAAGCGGCTTGGTGAAGGCGGCGATGGTTGGGGACGGGACGGGGACAGCGCGGTGGCTCCCGGCAGCGGAGGAAGGAGCCGGGGGTGCCGGCGCAGCGGGGATTGGGGGGTCTGAGGGGAAGGggcgccgcgggggccgggggtcaGTGCGAGGGGACCCTGCTGAGCAGGTTTTCCCGGCACACCTCGCGGTAGGCGTTGCGGAGCAGGACGTAGGGGAAGCAGGTCTCCAGCATGTCCACCGTCAGGAAGGACGACTCCGCCACAATCTGCGAGAGGGTCCAGGTGGCGTCAGTGGCCCCcccttgcctcagtttcccccccaGTTGCTGGAGAGGGGAGCCGGaccccagcctctccccagcaACGCTGGGTGCTGCCTCCCCGCATGGCTTCTGCGCCCCAGCTCCAGattgaaatatttgcatttaaattgctCTGCAGCCAGGACGAGCGAGCGCTCCCTGAATACCAATCCCCAGCGGGGGGTGCACGGCCCCCACCCCCTAGCCCAGCCTCTCCCGGGGGGGccggagctggagctgggccCCCACGCCCAAGCGGGGCCGGGCGAGGGCCGAGCACCCAGAGCCGGCTGCGGTcgggggctggagcagcccgGGTAGAGCTGGAGCCCAGCGGAGATGCGGAGCTGGGATGTGCCCACCCAGGAGCACCCACAGCCCACCCAGGGGCACCCACAGCCCATGGCCCGCCCAGGAGCACCCACAGCCCACTCAGGGGCACCCACAGCCCACCCAGGGGCACCCACGACCCACAGCCCACCCAGGGGCATCCACAGCCCACTCAGGAGCAGCCCACAGCCCACTTGGGGGCACCCACAGCCCACTCGGGGGCACCACAGCCCacccaggagcacccatggcTCACGGCCCACCCAGGAGCACCCACAGCCCACCCAGGGGCACCCACAGCCCACTCAGGAGCACACACAGCCCACCCaggggcaccccagggcccACCCAGGGGCACCCATGGCCCACAGCCCACCCAGGAGCACCCACAGCCCACTCGGGGGCACCCACAGCCCACCCAGGAGCACCCCAGGGCCCACCCAGGGGCACCCACAGCCCACCCAGGGGCACCCATGGCCCTCCCAGGGGCACCCACGGCCCACCCGTCGCTCACCAGCTGCATGAGCAGGGAGATGGAGTCGCGGTTCCTGGCCCGCAGCTTGTCCGTCTCCtggcccagctgcaggaggctgaCGGAGGCCAGCTGAGGGACGGATCCGGATCAGCGCTGGGGACGGCACCCACCCCCGCAGGGTGCCCACCCCCAGgcaccgccccggccccggccgctcTCACCAGCAGGAACTCCTTGAGGTGGGTCTCGATGTTCTTGTTGTGGACAGTGAAGAGGGCGGCCGACACGTGGATGATGGCCTTGGCCAGGCAGTGGATGTTGTTGTTGTAgcctggggacacaggggggttggggacacaggggggttggggatgcagggggtttggggacacagggggtttgggggcgcagggggtttggggatgcagggggtttgggggcgcagggggtttggggacaCAGGTGGTTTGGGGACACAGGTAGTTGGGGACACAGGCAGTTTGAGGATGCAGGTAGGTTGGGGATGCAGGTAGGTTGAGGACAGAGATAGTTGGGGACAGAGGTAGGTTGGAGACACACGTAGTTTTGGGGACACAGGTAGGTTGGGGACAGGTAGGTTGAGGACAGAGGTAGTTGGGGACAGAGGTAGTTGGGGACGCAGGCGGTTTGGGGACGCAGGTAGGTTGGGGATGCAGGTAGTTGGGGACACAGGTAGGTTGGGGACAGACGTAGTTGGGGACAGAGGTAGTTGGGGACAGAGGTAGTTGGGGACGCAGGTGGTTTGGGAACGCAGGTAGGTTGGGGACACAGGTAGTTGGGGACAGGTAGTTGGGGACACAGGTAGTTGGGGACGCAGGGGGTTGGGGACACAGGTAGGTTGGGGACGCAGGTAtttggggatgcagggggtTTAGGGACACAGGTAGTTGGGGACAGAGGTAGTTGGGGACGCAGGTAGGCTGGGGACAGAGGTAGTTGGGGACAGGTAGGTTGGGGACACAGGCAGTTGGGgatgcagggggtttggggacGCAGGTAGTTTGGGGACACAGGTAGGTTGGGGACAGAGGTAGTTGGGGACAGAGGTAGTTGGGGACAGGTAGGTTGGGGACACAGGTAGTTGGGgatgcagggggtttggggacGCAGGTAGTTGGGGACGCAGGCGGTTTGGGGACGCAGGCAGGTTGGGGACACAGGTAGTTGGGGACGCAGGCAGTTTGGGGACGTGGGTAGGTTGGGGACAGAGGTAGTTGGGGAcagggaggttggggacacagTTGGGGACACAGGTAGTTGGGGACACAGGTAGTTGGGGACGCAGGTAGTTGGGGACTTGGGTAGGTTGGGGACAGCGCAGGGTCTCCACTGTGCCCACCCCCCTTGGCTGCAGTTATGGGGCaccggccctgccagccctggggtcctgctgtccccagccaccCTCCGCTGTGGCTATGGGGCACCGATGGCCTCGGAGGTCCCAGCACACACAAGGTGTGACACCAGGGAACGGTGGGGTCAAGGtcatggggcacagccaggactgggggggacacagggacgaAGCTGCCAGCGTCGCAGCCAAGCCTCACCGTCCATCTCGGTGTTGTAGACGGACGCCGGGTCGGAGGCCAGCAGCGGCAGGGACACGGCCACGAAGACCAGGAGCAGGCAAGCCACCTTGTAGTCCTCCTCCGGGGATGAGCCGTCTGCCAGGGAGGGAGGTGACACTAGAGGGGaccccgggggtcccagggaggggacagggggtaGGGGAAggcgagcagggctgggggtccgTGGCAGGATCAcggaaaatttcttcacggaaagaagtggccaagcattggaacaggctgcccagagaggtgggggggtccccacccctgggggggctcaaaaaatgggcagaggtggcacttggggacatggtttagtgggcatgggggtgttggggtgatggttgggctgatgatcttggagatcctttccaaccttagtgattcctggtttttacttccattataaatgatccagcccccaagccaggaaagatgcaattcctgctctccccttagtgggtttggtggtggccctggcagtgctgggttcATGTTGGGCTGGGGGCTCttcaagggcttttccaacccaaaccattccatgattccgTGATTCCATCTCAGGGACAACCCCCCGcgacccccgcagccccctgcgGTACCCGTCTTGCTGCCGGCGAGGACGTTCACCAGCGCGGGGTCAACCTCGCAGGGGATCCCCGCGGCCGAGGCCAGCTCGAAGATGCTGAGGGTGAcctgggggggggacagggacgcgCAGGCTCAGGGCCGGGGACACAGGGCGCAGCCGGGCACGGGGGAGCGTGTAACGCCACGCGATGCCGCACGTGCCGGACCACGCCACGCAGTGCCGCGCGACGCGGCGGGGACGGGACGGCAGCGGCCGGCCCTGCATGGGGACGGCTGCCCCAAGCACTGGAGGGGCCaccctgtccccgtccccctccgTGCCCACCTGGATGTCGGTGTCGGGGGTGACAATGTCCGTCAGACACTCGATGGGGCCCATCAGGAAGGGGCAGTGGTGGGAGAAgacctgcagaaagaaaatgggtgCTCACGGGGCTCCCGCTGACCCCTTGGGCTGTGGCGCtggtgggtgggggtcccatggggcaggggacccgtggggcggggggcacccaccTCCCGCAGGCCCTGCTGGGCCATGGCACGGAAGCTGAGGATCTCCCCGATGATGGTCATGCGCTTCAGGACGTTTTCGGCCGCTGCGGGAGGAGAGGGGTCAGCGGCGACACGCGTGCATGCGCAGACATACGTGTGCGCGCGCATCCCCGCGCGTGccagccccacgctccccccTCCGTGTCCCCAGTTCCCCCCGAAAACTCACAGGTCAGCcggggcagcagagctgccatcTGCTCGGGCTTACAGGAGCTGGAGCGCAGCTGGACCAGCGTGTCCATGTTCTCGTTAACCAGCTTCTACGGGGGACGTCGGGCTGGTGGCACCGGGGACGCGGCGCGCCCGCGGCCGGCCGGGAGGGACCCGGGCGTCCCAGCCCGTCTGTCCCCACTCCGCGCTGGCCGGCAAGCCCAGGGGACAGGCGGGGGACGGGGGTGGTCCCTGGggtggccctgcctgccccgtcACGCTCCAGAACTGGGTCCCAGCAGCCCGGTCCCAGTCCCAGTCCCCCAATCCTGGGTCTGGGACCCCTGACCAgtcccagcccccagccctacCTTCAGCTCGGTGACCTGGGAGCCCACGTGCCACATGAGGTTGTCGCTCAGGAACTTCATGCCGTACGGCCCGATGAGCTCGGCCAGCGCCCGCATCTCTGCGGGGAGGGGGACAAGGATGGGGAGGGACATCagcggggtcgggggggggggtgacgaTCCCTCCCCGCAGCGTCCCTGCGTCCCTCACCCGAGACGTCGGAGAACTCGGCGGCGCTGAAGAGGGGCTCGCCCTCCCGGGGCACGGTGGTGAAAGCCTGCAGGGCGGGGGCCAGGACGATGGCCCCGGTGCTGGCCTGCCGCAGCAGGGCCTCCAGGTACCTGCAGACACCGAGCTGCTGCCACGCCTGGCACCGCGACCCACAGCTCCGCGACCCACGGCGCCACGACCCACAGCTCCACGACCCACGGCACCACGGGGCTACCCCCcatgagggagggagggtgccGGTTGCGGCGCGGCACCCACCAGTTGGTGTAGATGGTGGTGAGCGTCTGCTCGCCGGTGGCGTCGCGGGGCTGCGTCTGCTGCAGGAGGACGCTGCGGATGATGCGCCCCGTGTCCAAGCCCACGAACTGCCCCAGCGACTGGATGAAGGTCACGTAGGCGCTcagccccaccagcacctccgagGGACGGGCCACCTCCTGCGTGGCCTGGCTGTAGCCCGCCATGGCCACGATGGCTCTGTGGGGACAGGAAGGGGCTGTCTGGAGAGCCGTGGCTGagggtcatagaatcatagaaccatagaatcgtttaggttggaaaagacctttaggatcatccagtccaaccattaacctacactaccaagtctactctaaaccaatcaagggtagaccagactgaaccatgtccccaagtgccacctctgcccgttttttgaacacttccagggatggggactcccccacctctctgggcagcctgttccaatgcttgaccaccctttctgtaaagaaatttttcctaatttccaacctaaacctcccctggcgcagcttaagcccatttcctctcgtcctatcactaactacatgggagaagagaccaacccccacctcactacaacctcctttcagggagttgtagagagcgataaggtctcccctcagcctcctcttctccagactaaaccaccccagttcccccagccgctccccaccagccctgtgctccagaccctgccccagctccgttgcccttctctggacacgctccagcaccccaatgtccttgtgctgaggggcccaaaactggacacagcattccaggtgcggcctcaccagcgccgagcacaggggcacaatcacctccctgctcccgctggccacactattcctgatacaagccaggatgctgttggccttcttggccacctgggcacactgctggctcacgttcagccggctgttgaccagcacccccaggtccttttcggccaggcagctttccagccactcttccccaagcctgtagcgctcccctccccggcaAGTGTCCACAGCCCACCCTGGCCCCGCCGCgtcccccgtccccgccgcggTCCCTACTTGGTGAAGCGTGTCTCCAGGTGGCTGCTGAGGTACTCGGCCGGCGTCACCGTGTGCTCGAAGACGGTGAAGTTGGGCACATGGTTGAGGCTGAGGGACAGCTCGGCCAGCGTCAGGTGCAGCTTGTCcatgctggggtggggggggacaggcGCTGTTAGCCACACCGCGGCCCCACAGGGACAACCCCACGGTCACGCCGTGCCCCCACCTCACACCGTGCCCACACCCGACGGCTGGTGGCCAccgctccccgccagccccctgcccaccctcGCCAGCCCCGGGTGGCTCTCACTTGGTGGTCAGGGTCCGGTCCTTCCTCTGGCTCTCGGCCCCCGGCTTGTCCCGCTCAGGCTCCCCCTTCTTGGCCGGCTGCTTCAGGGTCTTCTTGTTGCGGGCTTTGCTGACGGTGGAGGCGCAGTGCttgggcagcagctgccggcCACGGGCAGCAGGTTACCGCGGGCCATGGCACCGAGGACAGCCCAACCAGGGCCTCCAGGACCAGAGGTCACCGTCCTCAAGGTCAAACTGGGGACATGTCCTGCCTGGTCTTCCCCCCATGGCCTCTACTGTCCCAAGGCTTTGGAGAACATGGAGGCCACAGAGGTCCTGGAGACCCTGGAGGCTGTGGAGGTCCCAGGGAACAAAGATGCCACAGAGACCCCAGGGGCCACAGAGACCCCAAAGGCCATGGGGACCCTTGTAGCCACAAAGGCCATGGAGACCACAGAGACCCCAAAGGCCGCAAAGACCCTGGAGGCCACAGAGGCCGTGGAGACCCCGAAGACTACAGAGATCCTGGAAACCATAGAGACCCCAAAGGCCATGGAGACCCCAAAGGCCATGGAGACCCCGAAGACTACAGAGATCCTGGAAACCATAGAGACCCCAAAGGCCATGGAGACCCCGAAGACTACAGAGATCGTGGAGACCACAGAGACCCCAAAGGCCACAGAGGTCCTGGAGGTGATGGAGACCTCAGAGGTCACAGAGACCTTGGAGGCCCCGGAGGCACGACCCTCACCTGCTCGCTGAGGTTGTGCTGCTCGGCACAGGCGTCCATGATGCAGGCGCTGGCCTGCCGGGCCATCTCCTCCAGGAACTTGTTGCACAGCCCCAGCGCTATGGCCTTCAGGTGGGGATACTGCGGGGGGAAAGCCACGGTGCCGTCACGGCACGTGGCATGCGGGTCACGGCCATGGCTGCGGCGTGCCACCGGCTGCCTCAAAGCCACGGGGCTGCCGTTGCCCCCTGCCCACATGTGCCTGCCCCACGCCCGCCCTAGCCCctgtgtcccccgtgtccccccaggCAGGACCCACCTCCTCCGGGCACATGGAGTGGACAcagtgggagaagtggctgcagagcagagggaaggcGATGCTGTAGCGCAGCATCGAGGGCTCCTCCATTGTCGCCACAAACATCTTCTCCACGGGGCGAGGGTAGAAACtgcaggggtgggggcagaggggcagaagaagggggcagggagggcaggagaggggatTTGTCTTTCTGGACACGCCGCTCCTGGGCCACGtgtgctgtccctgtccccacgtcCACGTGCATGTCACCGAACCTTGCCCGACCTCTCCCATGGGTGACATGTCCCCCACAGCCGCCTCCGTCCCTTCCCACAGCCGTCCCCCAGCATGCGTGGGCAGCTTTCCATGCATGCTGGGGTGCAGGACACGGCTCAAAGACCCCCAGCCAGGGTGACCCCCCCGTGActgtggggaaactgaggcagagcgGGTGGCTGCGCTCACCACAGGTCGGAGAGGTCGGAGGCCTCGGCCAGCAGCTCCTCGAGGGAGTCGAGCAGTTTGGTGTGGAAGACGATGAGGTTCATGACACGACCCACGTCAGGGTTGGAGGCCAGCGGCAGCGAGGCCTTGGCCACGCTGGTGTAGGCCTGGGGGGACAGCGGGCTCAGGGGCacggcagggcaggggaagaggaccaggacagggacagggatggggacagggatggggactgggtAAGGGGATTGGCACAGGGATGGGAACaaggatggggacggggatggggactgggTAAGGGGATTGGCACAGGGATGGGAACaaggatggggacggggatggggactgggTAAGGGGATTGGCACAGGGATGGGaacaaggatggggacagggatggggacagggatggggactgggtAAGGGGATTGGCACAGGGACGGGAACAAGGATGGGGACTGGGTAAGGGGATTGGCACAGGGACGGGaacaaggatggggacagggatggggactgggtAAAGGGATTGGCACAGGGATGGGAACAAGGATGGAgattgggatggggacagggatggggacagggacaaggacagggacagg encodes the following:
- the NCKAP1L gene encoding nck-associated protein 1-like, yielding MSLPSVYQNKFAEKLTILNDRGRGVLIRIYNIKKTCSEPKTRPPFLSDKAMEPSVKFINKKFPHLDVRSSTQHLGPVHKDKGDIARALGPFYHSFLDVLEFRDHVYELLNTIDANQCFFNIHINYDFTKSYLDLVVTYVSLVLLLSRIEDRRLLIGMYHCAHEMSHGTSDPSFARLGQMVLEYDHPLKKLTEEFGPHTKAVTSALLSLHFLFARRNQGAEQWRSDQLLSLLGTAGTMLSPASSDTMACEYLSLEVMERWILMGFLVCPAALGSSPQCLELWRLALQGSLYITLLRDEALQVHKVTEELLSSLKGYGKRVADIKECKEHAVAHSGSLHRGRRAYLRGAVRELQALLEDQPGLLGPKALFVFMALSFCRDEVSWLVRHAEHVTKTKTPEDFADSHVAELLFLMEQLRSLVRRQVGVLQRYHVQYLARFDALVLSDVIQNLSVCPEEESIILSSFVSSLSALSVKEVDDKEQFDFTPLRLDWFRLQAYTSVAKASLPLASNPDVGRVMNLIVFHTKLLDSLEELLAEASDLSDLCFYPRPVEKMFVATMEEPSMLRYSIAFPLLCSHFSHCVHSMCPEEYPHLKAIALGLCNKFLEEMARQASACIMDACAEQHNLSEQLLPKHCASTVSKARNKKTLKQPAKKGEPERDKPGAESQRKDRTLTTNMDKLHLTLAELSLSLNHVPNFTVFEHTVTPAEYLSSHLETRFTKAIVAMAGYSQATQEVARPSEVLVGLSAYVTFIQSLGQFVGLDTGRIIRSVLLQQTQPRDATGEQTLTTIYTNWYLEALLRQASTGAIVLAPALQAFTTVPREGEPLFSAAEFSDVSEMRALAELIGPYGMKFLSDNLMWHVGSQVTELKKLVNENMDTLVQLRSSSCKPEQMAALLPRLTSAENVLKRMTIIGEILSFRAMAQQGLREVFSHHCPFLMGPIECLTDIVTPDTDIQVTLSIFELASAAGIPCEVDPALVNVLAGSKTDGSSPEEDYKVACLLLVFVAVSLPLLASDPASVYNTEMDGYNNNIHCLAKAIIHVSAALFTVHNKNIETHLKEFLLLASVSLLQLGQETDKLRARNRDSISLLMQLIVAESSFLTVDMLETCFPYVLLRNAYREVCRENLLSRVPSH